The Ignavibacteriota bacterium DNA segment GCGAAAGAACCTTCCGCGCCCGACCGAACTCAAAGTCCGTTTGACACCAGGGCTCGAGCGCGGGCCAGGGCTGTCCGACTGTCCACCACCCGGCTACAAATACCGCACCGAGAAATTGTCGCGGCGTAAGACTCGACGAGAGTGCGCGGATAATCGCCTGGCAACCGACGCTGTGCCCTACGAGCAGCAGACGGGTGTCGGCGGGAATGCCGTCTATGTGCCGCTGCACCGCGCCACTCCATGCTGCCGGGGTCGGATTGTCGGGTTCGGGCATTTCGGGGATATGTACAACGGCATCTGCCGCTGTGTGGAACCATGGGTACCAGTCACGGCCCGGCCTCGTTCCCCAGCGGCCGATGACGAGAATGGCGGGACGATCCTCGCGGAACGACATGACGAATCCTCTGCTGTGGTGTGTGATGGTGACCGTGGCAAGGTAGACCGCGGACGAGGAAATACAAAGCCGCCACATCCAGAAAAGTCGCTGACTTCGGGAACAAAAGAGCGGAATGGTGAGTACTATGAGGTAAGCGGACGTGCGTCCGCATGTACTTCGCGTATCTCCATGCAAGGGAGCAGGAATGATGAAGAAGTCTATTGTGTGTCTGCTGTTCTTTGTGTGCCTCTGTGTGCAGTGTGTACAATCTCACGCGCAGATTCGCATTAACGAAATCA contains these protein-coding regions:
- a CDS encoding alpha/beta hydrolase, with amino-acid sequence MSFREDRPAILVIGRWGTRPGRDWYPWFHTAADAVVHIPEMPEPDNPTPAAWSGAVQRHIDGIPADTRLLLVGHSVGCQAIIRALSSSLTPRQFLGAVFVAGWWTVGQPWPALEPWCQTDFEFGRARKVLSRSIVLISTNDPFNPDFEENGALWTERLGSEIRVVPGAGHFNGSPQPAVLAAVEDILGGRFP